The DNA sequence CATCACGGCGGCCTGTCGAAGGCGCTGTACGCGTACTCCGAGGAGGACGCCGCCTACTGGGCCGAGCAGCTCGGGCGACCGGTGCCCGCCGGCCTCTTCGGCGAGAACCTCCGCACCTCGGGACTCGAGGTGAGCGGCGCCGAGATCGGCGAGCGGTGGAGGATCGGCGACGAGGTCGTGGTCGAGGTCACCTGCCCTCGGACGCCGTGCGCCGTGTTCCAGCGCAGGATGAAGGAGCCGCACTGGGTCAGGCGCTTCACGGAGGCGAACCGGACCGGTGCGTACCTCCGGGTCGTGAAATCGGGGACCCTCGGCGCCGGTGACGGCGTCGAGGTCGTCCACCGCCCGGGGCACGGGGTGACCATCGCCTCCTGGTTCGGCGGGGCGGACGAGGCGCAGGCCCAGGCTCTGGAGGCGGCCCAGGCGCAGGGTGCGCTGGCGCTCGCGCCCGAGATGGTGGAGTCGATCCGGAGGCTTCGATTGTCGGCTGGACGCGCCTCCTGAGTCTTTACTTGCTATTGACAAGTTCACTTGCAAAGAGCAAGCTGGTCGCACATGGACGGATCACAGGAGGACACCATGGCTGACAGCAAGATCTTCGTGAACATCCCCACCAGCGACCTCGAGCGCGCGAAGGCGTTCTACGAGGGGCTCGGGTACACGATCAACCCCAACTTCACCGACGAGAACGCCGCCTGCGTGGTGCTGACCGACGACATCTACTTCATGGTGCTGACCCGCGAGTTCTTCAGCACCTTCACCGAGAAGCAGATCGCCGACCCGCGCACCCAGCTGCAGACCGCCATCTCGCTCACCTGCGACTCGCGGGAGGACGTCGACGCGATGCTCGAGCGCGGCCTCGCCGCCGGCGGCTCCGAGCCGCGGCCCGCTCAGGACTACGGCTTCATGTACTCGCGCGACCTCGA is a window from the Leifsonia sp. AG29 genome containing:
- a CDS encoding MOSC domain-containing protein gives rise to the protein MPEIVAVCRVEKLLPDSGVTGVTAIDKRPVAARVRARPLGLRADVQVDRKHHGGLSKALYAYSEEDAAYWAEQLGRPVPAGLFGENLRTSGLEVSGAEIGERWRIGDEVVVEVTCPRTPCAVFQRRMKEPHWVRRFTEANRTGAYLRVVKSGTLGAGDGVEVVHRPGHGVTIASWFGGADEAQAQALEAAQAQGALALAPEMVESIRRLRLSAGRAS
- a CDS encoding VOC family protein gives rise to the protein MADSKIFVNIPTSDLERAKAFYEGLGYTINPNFTDENAACVVLTDDIYFMVLTREFFSTFTEKQIADPRTQLQTAISLTCDSREDVDAMLERGLAAGGSEPRPAQDYGFMYSRDLDNPDGNALGFLYMVPEAVEKGPEAYMASQAAEASA